Proteins from a genomic interval of Halobacteria archaeon AArc-dxtr1:
- a CDS encoding DNA primase produces the protein MTWRQATREEIYRYYTEEFPSYRDELPSFITAKGPKQYALAFREPHPVRKDGVPDKDFIRRDTWQTNISGERTTAAFHDFDDVLEFIRHPARNDPLGRSDFALADPDLLDKPGPCPDAVYYALDHWERPWVLLVDIDSKTIARERATQAVSDENVSEDSEALLDAAGILEADPAGYPYSFEDIERAIEYGFEVREIFEDDFNAEETLVVYSGQGVHVYLLDTDPSHRYDAKSREVLNDLLQDTYEIPIDPVVTADRRRVARLPYSLHADVCSIVTPVESPNFDVRSATPEVLQE, from the coding sequence ATGACGTGGCGCCAGGCGACTCGCGAGGAGATCTACAGGTACTACACCGAGGAGTTCCCCTCGTACCGTGACGAACTCCCGTCGTTCATTACAGCGAAGGGGCCGAAACAGTACGCGCTTGCGTTTCGGGAACCCCACCCGGTCCGGAAAGATGGAGTCCCAGACAAGGACTTCATCCGACGAGATACGTGGCAGACGAACATCTCAGGTGAGCGGACCACGGCTGCGTTCCACGACTTCGACGACGTCCTCGAGTTCATCCGCCACCCTGCACGAAACGATCCACTCGGTCGGAGTGACTTCGCGCTCGCAGATCCCGACTTGCTCGACAAACCGGGCCCATGTCCTGATGCGGTCTACTACGCCCTCGATCACTGGGAACGGCCATGGGTGCTCCTCGTCGATATCGACTCGAAAACGATAGCACGAGAGCGAGCAACGCAAGCAGTATCGGACGAGAATGTTTCAGAGGATAGCGAGGCACTGCTCGATGCCGCGGGAATTCTCGAAGCAGACCCAGCAGGCTACCCGTATTCTTTCGAGGATATCGAACGGGCCATCGAGTACGGCTTCGAGGTGCGAGAGATCTTCGAGGACGACTTTAACGCCGAGGAGACACTGGTGGTGTACAGCGGCCAGGGCGTTCACGTCTATCTCCTCGATACTGATCCTTCTCATCGGTACGATGCCAAGAGTCGAGAAGTGCTGAACGATCTTTTGCAAGACACCTACGAGATACCCATCGACCCAGTGGTAACCGCCGACCGCCGTCGGGTTGCCCGGCTCCCCTACTCGTTGCACGCTGATGTCTGCAGTATCGTCACGCCGGTCGAGAGCCCGAACTTCGACGTTCGGTCTGCGACACCGGAGGTGCTCCAAGAATGA